GGCGCAGCTGGACGCGCTGGAATCCGGTGCGGCCTCGTCGGACACCCTGTGCGCCGGCGTGGCCGAACTGCGCGAGGTGCTGCAGCTGGTGCAGGCGCTGGGCGTGCCGGAAACCGCGTACTGCCTGAACTTCTCCATCGCCCGCGGCCTGGATTACTACACCGGCACCGTGTACGAAACCACCCTCACCGACCACCCGCAGATCGGCTCGATCTGCTCGGGCGGCCGCTATGAGGACCTGGCCAGCCACTACAGCAAGTCCAAGCTGCCAGGCGTGGGTATCTCCATCGGCCTGTCGCGCCTGTTCTGGCAGCTGCGCGAAGCCGGCCTGATCGACGGCATCGAAGCCAGCAGCGTGCAGGCGCTGGTGGCGCTGATGGACGAGCAGGGCATGGCCCAGTCGCTGGATATCGCCCGCCGCCTGCGCAGCGGTGGCATCAATACCGAAGTGCAGATGGAGCCGAAGAAAATCGGCAAGCAGTTCCAGTATGCGGCCAAGGCAGGTATCCGCTTCGTGGTCCTGGCCGGTGAAGACGAACTCGCCCGCGGCGTGGTGGCGGTAAAGGACCTGGTGCGTGAGCAGCAGTTTGAAGTGTCCCGCGATGAACTGGCGAGCACCCTGCAGGTCGAGCTGGAACAATCGAAGGTGATGTAACTGCCTCTGGCAACAACCCGAGGTTCGAGGAAACGCCCACCACATGGTGGGCGTTTTCGTTTCCGGGCCCCGACCCCCTTGCCGGCCAGCGGCCGGCACTACCGGGCGTGGGAGCCGGGGATTTGACGCACTGCGCAAGAATGCGCTAATGTACTAGCGCGCTATTACATTGATGCAAGACTCCCGCCCCGTGAAAGCCCGCCCCGACATCGCCGCCAAAGACCCCCGTGCCGACCTGGAATCGCTGGCGCAGGCATTTGCCGCGCTGCGCGAGCCGGAACAGGTGCTGGCCTTCCTGCGTGACCTCTGCACCCCGGCCGAACTGGAAGCCATGGCCGACCGCTGGAAGGTCGTCCCGTTGCTGCAGCAGGGCATCCCTTATCGCGAGATCCACGAACGCACCGGGGTCAGCGTGACCACCACCGGGCGGGTGGCACGCACCCTCGAGCATGGCCATCGAGGCTACGCCGCTGCCGTCGACCGCCTTGCTTCGCGCTGATCCGCGCCCCGTTCCGAACTTCGAGACCTCCCCCCATGAGTGCAACCCAGGCAGCGCCGGCACGTGACCGGCTGCGTATCGCCATCCAGAAGAGTGGCCGTCTGGCCGAACCCGCCCGCAACCTGCTCAGCGCCTGTGGCCTGAGCTGGCGCGAAAGCCGCGACAAGCTGTTCTGCTACGGCGAATCGCTGCCGGTGGATCTGCTGCTGGTGCGCGACGATGACATCCCCGGCCTGATCGCCGACGGCGTCTGCGACCTTGGCATCGTCGGCCGCAACGAGCTGGACGAACAGGCCGCCGCGCGCCGCCAGATCGGCCTGCCCGACGCCTACCAGGCGCTGCGCGGGCTCGGTTTCGGCCAGTGCCGGCTGATGCTGGCCGTGCCCGAGGAATGGCAGTGGCAGGGCCCGGCGCAGCTGGCCGGTACCCGCATCGCGACCAGTTACCCGGCCATCCTCAAGCAGTGGCTGGCCGAGCAGGGCGTGGACGCCCAGGTCGTCGAACTCTCCGGTTCGGTGGAAATCGCCCCGCGCCTCGGCACGGCCGACCTGATCTGCGACCTGGTTTCCAGTGGCGCCACCCTGCGCGCCAACCAGCTGACCCCGGTGCACAACCTGCTGGACAGCGAAGCCGTGCTGGCCGGTGCGGTGCGCGTGCCCGATGACGCCCGTGCCGGGCTGCGCAGCATGCTGCTGCGGCGCCTGGACGGCGTGGTGCAGAAGCAGGATCGCAAGCTGCTGATGTTCCGTGCCACCGAAGACCGCGTGGATGCACTGGCGCAGCTGCTGGCCGATGCCGAGCCGCTGGTGCGTTTGCCTGCTGATGGCGGTGCACTGCGCCTGCAGACCATGTGCCCGGGTCCGTTGACCTGGCAGCGCATGGAAGAACTGGAGCGCGCCGGCGCACAGGGCCTGATGGTACTGAGCGTGGAGCGGTCGCTGGCATGAATCGTCTGATCTGGTCACAACTTGATGAAACCGCCCGCAGTGCCGCGCTGACCCGCCCGGTGCAGACCGTCGCGCAGCAGACCCGCGACGCTGTGGCGGCGCTGATTGCACAGGTGCGGGAACAGGGTGACGAGGCGCTGCGTGCGATCACCGCCCGTTTCGATCGCGTCGAACTCGCGTCGTTCGAGGTCAGCGACGCAGAGTTCGCCGCAGCCGACGCCGCCGTACCGGCCGAGCTGCGCCAGGCCATGGTTGAAGCGGCCGAGCGCATCACGCGCTTCCACAAGGCCGGGATGGGCCAGGGCTATGCGGTGGAAACCGCGCCCGGCGTGGTCTGCGAACGCATGCTGCGGCCGATTGGCCGCGTCGGCCTGTACGTGCCGGCGGGCAGCGCGCCTTTGCCGTCCACCGCATTGATGCTGGGCGTGCCCGCGCAGCTGGCGGGCTGCCCGCAGGTGGTGCTGTGCACGCCGCCGCGCTCCGATGGCACGGCCGATCCGGCTGTACTGGTCGCCGCGCGACTGACCGGCGTGCAGCGCGTATTCAAGCTGGGCGGCGCCCAGGCCATTGCCGCGATGGCCTATGGCACGGCCAGCATTCCGGCGTGCGACAAGCTGTTCGGGCCGGGCAACAGCTTTGTTACCGAGGCCAAGCAGCAGGTGGCACAGGATGGCGCCGCCGCCATCGACATGCCGGCTGGCCCTTCCGAAGTGCTGGTGATCGCTGATGCGGGCGCCAATCCGGCATTCGTCGCGGCGGACCTGCTGTCGCAGGCCGAGCACGGGCCGGATTCGCAGGTGCTGCTGCTGACCGACGACGCGGCGATGCTGGCTGCGGTTGAGGCGGAAGTGGAGCGCCAGGTTGCGCTGCTGCCGCGGCAGGAGATCGCGCGCCAGGCCCTGTCGGCCTCGCGCCTGATCCAGGTCGATGCGCTGGCCGATGCCTTTGCCATCAGCAACCGTTATGCCCCCGAGCACCTGATCCTGGCCCTGCGCGAGCCGCGTGACTGGCTGGACCAGGTGCAGGCGGCCGGTTCGGTGTTCCTCGGCGACTACACCCCCGAAGCGCTGGGCGACTACTGCAGTGGCACCAACCATGTGCTGCCTACCGCCGGTGCTGCGCGCGCCTACAGTGGCGTCAGCGTTGCCAGCTTCCAGAACCTGATCAGCGTGCAGAGCGCCAGCGCCGCCGGCCTGGCCGCGATCGGCGGCTGTGCGCGCATCATCGCCAGCGCCGAAGGCCTCGATGCGCACGAGCGCGCCGTGGCCCTGCGCATGGAGGCTGCGGCATGAACGCAGGCATTGATGAGATGCTGGCACTGGTTCGCCCCGATCTGCAGGCGTTTGCCGGTTACAGCTCGGCACGCAGTGCGGCAGTGCAGGGCGAGGTCTGGTTGAACGCCAATGAATCGGCGTGGGCCAATCCAGCCGACAGCGCGGGCAGCAGCCGTCGCTACCCCGAGCCGCAGCCGCTGGCGCTGCGCGAAGGCTTGGCTGCCCTGTACGGCGTGCAGCCGCAACAGCTGCTGGTCGGTCGTGGCAGCGACGAGGCGATTGATCTGCTGGTTCGCGCCCTGTGCGTGCCCGGCCGCGACGGTGTGCTGGTGACCTCGCCGGTGTTCGGCATGTACGCGGTCTGCGCGCGCCTGCAGGGTGCGCCGCTGATCGACGTGCCGCTGGTGGACGGCGAGGACGGCCTGCATGCCGATCTCGACGCGGTCATCAGCACGGCGCAGGTGCAGCGCGCAACGCTGGTCTTCCTCTGCGCGCCGTCCAATCCGGCCGGCAGCGATATCGATCTGGCCGATATCGCGCGCGTCGCCACCGCACTGCGCGGGCAGGCGCTGGTGGTGGTGGATGAGGCCTATGTCGAGTACGCCCAGCGTGCATCGGCGACCACGCTGCTGTCCGCGTACGCCAACCTGGCGGTGCTGCGCACGCTGTCCAAGGCGCATGCGCTGGCGGCCGCGCGCATCGGCACCCTCATCGCCGCGCCCGAACTGATTGCCGTGCTGCGCCGCTGCCAGGCGCCGTACCCGGTGCCGACCCCGTGTGCCGAGCTTGCCGTGCAGGCGCTGCAGCCGGCTGCGCTGGCGCGCACCGCCGAGCGCGTGGCCACGGTCATCGCCGAGCGCGAGCGTCTGTTCGCGGCCCTGCCGGGGCTGCCCGGCGTGCGCCGCGTGTACCGCTCGTCCGGCAACTACCTGCTGGTCCGGTTTGCCGATGCACAGGCCGCGTTCGATGCGCTGCTGGCCGCAGGCGTAGTGGTGCGCGACCAGCGCGCCGCGCCGCAGCTGGGCGATGCACTGCGCATCAGCATCGGCAGCCCCGAAGAAAACGACCGCGTACTTGCGGCCCTGTCGGCCCGGAGGGCTGCTGCATGACCCCCATCCTGTTCATCGACCGCGACGGCACCCTCATCGAAGAGCCGGCCGATTTCCAGATCGACGCCTACGAAAAGCTGCGCTTCGTGCCTCAGGTGATCCCGGCGCTGCTGAAGCTGCGCGATGCCGGCTACCAGTTCGTCATCGTCACCAACCAGGATGGCCTGGGCAGCGAGAGCTACCCGCGTGCCAGCTTCGAGGGTCCCAACGACCTGATGCTGCAGATCTTCGAGAGCCAGGGCATCACCTTCCGTGACGTGCTGGTGGACTGCAGCTGGCCGCAGGACAACGCGCCCACGCGCAAGCCGGGCATCGGCCTGATGACCGCCTATCTGCAGGACCGCAGCATCGACTGGGCGCGTTCGGGCATGGTCGGCGACCGCATCACGGACCTGCAGTTCGCCGACAACCTCAACATCCGTGGCTTCCAGCTGCGCACCGAACAGTTCGGTGGTGAATGGGACTGGGCGGGTATCGCCCACGCCCTGGCCGATGCACCGCGCACCGCCGTGGTCCAGCGCAATACCAAGGAAACCAAGATCCGCGTCGAACTGGACCTGGATCGCGTCGGCGACGCGCACATTTCGACCGGCCTGCCGTTCTTCGACCACATGCTGGAGCAGATCGGCAAGCACGGCGGCTTCGCCCTGGACATCCGGGCCGAGGGCGACCTGCACATCGACGAGCACCACACCATCGAAGACACCGGCCTGGCCTTGGGCCAGGCGCTGCGCGAGGCGCTGGGTGACAAGCGCGGCATCGGCCGCTACGGCTTCACCCTGCCGATGGATGAGACCCTGGCCAGCGCCGCGCTGGATTTCAGCGGCCGCCCGTATTTCGTCTTCGAAGGCGAGTTCAAGCGCGAGCGCGTGGGCGACATGCCGACCGAGCTGGTGCCGCACTTCTTCCGTTCGCTGTGCGATGCCAGCGGCCTGAACCTCAACCTGCAGGTGCGCGGCGACAACGACCACCACAAGGTGGAAGCCTGCTTCAAGGCACTGGCGCGTGCACTGCGCCCGGCGCTGGCCCGGCAGGGCACCGCGCTGCCGACCACCAAGGGGGCGCTGTGAGCGAGGTTGCACTGATCGATGCCGGCGGTGCCAACCTCGGTTCGGTGCGCTACGCGCTGGAGCGACTG
Above is a genomic segment from Stenotrophomonas sp. ESTM1D_MKCIP4_1 containing:
- a CDS encoding YerC/YecD family TrpR-related protein; this translates as MKARPDIAAKDPRADLESLAQAFAALREPEQVLAFLRDLCTPAELEAMADRWKVVPLLQQGIPYREIHERTGVSVTTTGRVARTLEHGHRGYAAAVDRLASR
- the hisG gene encoding ATP phosphoribosyltransferase, which encodes MSATQAAPARDRLRIAIQKSGRLAEPARNLLSACGLSWRESRDKLFCYGESLPVDLLLVRDDDIPGLIADGVCDLGIVGRNELDEQAAARRQIGLPDAYQALRGLGFGQCRLMLAVPEEWQWQGPAQLAGTRIATSYPAILKQWLAEQGVDAQVVELSGSVEIAPRLGTADLICDLVSSGATLRANQLTPVHNLLDSEAVLAGAVRVPDDARAGLRSMLLRRLDGVVQKQDRKLLMFRATEDRVDALAQLLADAEPLVRLPADGGALRLQTMCPGPLTWQRMEELERAGAQGLMVLSVERSLA
- the hisD gene encoding histidinol dehydrogenase yields the protein MNRLIWSQLDETARSAALTRPVQTVAQQTRDAVAALIAQVREQGDEALRAITARFDRVELASFEVSDAEFAAADAAVPAELRQAMVEAAERITRFHKAGMGQGYAVETAPGVVCERMLRPIGRVGLYVPAGSAPLPSTALMLGVPAQLAGCPQVVLCTPPRSDGTADPAVLVAARLTGVQRVFKLGGAQAIAAMAYGTASIPACDKLFGPGNSFVTEAKQQVAQDGAAAIDMPAGPSEVLVIADAGANPAFVAADLLSQAEHGPDSQVLLLTDDAAMLAAVEAEVERQVALLPRQEIARQALSASRLIQVDALADAFAISNRYAPEHLILALREPRDWLDQVQAAGSVFLGDYTPEALGDYCSGTNHVLPTAGAARAYSGVSVASFQNLISVQSASAAGLAAIGGCARIIASAEGLDAHERAVALRMEAAA
- the hisC gene encoding histidinol-phosphate transaminase produces the protein MNAGIDEMLALVRPDLQAFAGYSSARSAAVQGEVWLNANESAWANPADSAGSSRRYPEPQPLALREGLAALYGVQPQQLLVGRGSDEAIDLLVRALCVPGRDGVLVTSPVFGMYAVCARLQGAPLIDVPLVDGEDGLHADLDAVISTAQVQRATLVFLCAPSNPAGSDIDLADIARVATALRGQALVVVDEAYVEYAQRASATTLLSAYANLAVLRTLSKAHALAAARIGTLIAAPELIAVLRRCQAPYPVPTPCAELAVQALQPAALARTAERVATVIAERERLFAALPGLPGVRRVYRSSGNYLLVRFADAQAAFDALLAAGVVVRDQRAAPQLGDALRISIGSPEENDRVLAALSARRAAA
- the hisB gene encoding bifunctional histidinol-phosphatase/imidazoleglycerol-phosphate dehydratase HisB — translated: MTPILFIDRDGTLIEEPADFQIDAYEKLRFVPQVIPALLKLRDAGYQFVIVTNQDGLGSESYPRASFEGPNDLMLQIFESQGITFRDVLVDCSWPQDNAPTRKPGIGLMTAYLQDRSIDWARSGMVGDRITDLQFADNLNIRGFQLRTEQFGGEWDWAGIAHALADAPRTAVVQRNTKETKIRVELDLDRVGDAHISTGLPFFDHMLEQIGKHGGFALDIRAEGDLHIDEHHTIEDTGLALGQALREALGDKRGIGRYGFTLPMDETLASAALDFSGRPYFVFEGEFKRERVGDMPTELVPHFFRSLCDASGLNLNLQVRGDNDHHKVEACFKALARALRPALARQGTALPTTKGAL